The Paenibacillus sp. RUD330 genome has a segment encoding these proteins:
- a CDS encoding heavy metal translocating P-type ATPase, whose amino-acid sequence MTEYRVKGLSCGNCTLELEREIRKLPYGDTAALHYSSARLVIDERVPLDKLRKILKSDGAALIGSAVPASSPAAEASSSCVLPESGQDPSSEHVHGSSSHNRSGSSRSPGDAPAASDGSQAAGPAAEAAQPLSHDHSHDQNGDHHDHDHGGASRLTISLLGASFLLFAVAAWSSLLSDTMQVVFYVAAIVLSGWSTFWRGLRNLLRFRFNIDTLMTVALIGAAAIQEWKEATLVAILFGINELLEGLGMNRARRSMDRLLQAAPKEAVLLAGGSQQSVPVSRLREGDLVLVKAGSQIPSDGTIASGQSSVNEAAITGESLPVDKRIGDQVFGGSLNNEGMLTVRIDRAYQQSSLAKILQLVQEAQESKTPTELFINRFSRYYTPFIMLVSLLVILIPPLLLGGSWNHWLYEGLAVLIVGCPCALILSSPVAILAGITRLAREGILVKGGAFLEQLGKIDTIAFDKTGTLTKGRPHVAAAEIWDERFLPIAAAIESGSSHPLAGAVLDYARQHSVPVEPLESETAAGRGLKATKDGTTYTLGSQQLIESLGLAGYDSIRTSVEAFLNQGYTLVLVADDTRVLGMFGISDELRPESPTVLQGLRRAGIRRTVMLTGDNAQSADRMAKAAGLTDVYAGLLPEDKVKRIQELKSSGKVAMIGDGINDAPALAAADLGIAMGKGTDSAIETADLVLMQDNLTKLPSAVRTAKTTNRIIRFNLSVALGLKLIALLLTIPGWLTLWIAILSDMGATIFVSLVSLTLLIPARKTR is encoded by the coding sequence ATGACGGAATACCGCGTGAAAGGCCTCAGCTGCGGCAATTGCACGCTCGAGCTCGAACGTGAAATTCGCAAGCTTCCTTACGGCGATACTGCTGCGCTTCATTATTCCTCGGCCCGGCTTGTCATCGACGAGCGGGTGCCGCTCGATAAGCTGCGCAAAATTTTGAAGTCCGACGGAGCGGCTTTGATCGGTTCAGCCGTGCCTGCTTCAAGCCCTGCTGCAGAAGCTTCCTCTTCTTGCGTTTTGCCGGAATCCGGCCAGGATCCCTCCTCGGAGCATGTGCATGGCAGCAGCAGCCATAACCGCTCCGGCTCAAGCCGATCTCCAGGCGATGCGCCGGCTGCTTCCGATGGTTCCCAAGCTGCCGGCCCTGCTGCCGAAGCTGCTCAACCCCTCAGCCATGACCACTCCCATGATCAGAATGGGGATCACCATGACCATGACCATGGAGGCGCAAGCCGCTTGACCATATCTCTATTAGGCGCCTCCTTCCTCCTGTTCGCTGTGGCGGCATGGTCATCGCTTCTCTCCGACACGATGCAGGTCGTCTTTTATGTCGCGGCGATCGTTCTGAGCGGCTGGTCGACGTTCTGGAGAGGGCTCCGCAATCTGCTGCGCTTTCGCTTCAACATCGATACGCTCATGACCGTCGCCTTGATCGGAGCGGCCGCGATTCAGGAATGGAAGGAAGCGACGCTCGTCGCCATTCTGTTCGGCATCAACGAGCTGCTTGAGGGCCTCGGCATGAACCGCGCCCGCCGTTCCATGGACCGGCTGCTGCAGGCGGCGCCGAAGGAAGCCGTGCTGCTGGCCGGCGGCAGCCAGCAATCCGTCCCGGTAAGCCGGCTTCGCGAGGGCGATCTCGTGCTCGTCAAAGCAGGCTCGCAGATTCCATCGGACGGGACGATCGCAAGCGGGCAGAGCTCTGTCAACGAAGCGGCGATCACAGGCGAGTCGCTCCCCGTCGACAAGAGGATCGGCGATCAGGTTTTCGGCGGCAGCCTCAACAACGAAGGCATGCTGACAGTCCGGATCGACCGGGCTTACCAGCAGTCCTCGCTGGCCAAAATCCTGCAGCTCGTGCAGGAGGCCCAGGAATCGAAAACGCCGACGGAGCTGTTCATCAACCGCTTCTCCCGGTATTACACGCCCTTTATCATGCTTGTTTCCCTGCTCGTCATCCTCATCCCTCCGCTGCTGCTCGGAGGTTCATGGAACCACTGGCTTTATGAAGGCCTGGCCGTCCTTATCGTAGGATGCCCATGCGCCTTGATCCTCTCCTCGCCTGTTGCCATTCTGGCCGGAATTACCCGATTGGCGCGCGAAGGAATTCTGGTCAAAGGCGGAGCCTTTTTGGAGCAGCTCGGCAAAATCGATACGATCGCCTTCGACAAGACCGGAACGCTGACCAAAGGCCGGCCGCATGTCGCTGCCGCTGAAATTTGGGATGAGCGGTTCCTGCCGATCGCGGCCGCGATCGAGAGCGGTTCGTCCCATCCGCTTGCGGGAGCGGTTCTGGATTATGCCAGGCAGCACTCCGTGCCTGTCGAGCCGCTGGAATCGGAGACGGCCGCCGGGCGCGGGCTGAAGGCCACGAAGGACGGAACGACCTATACCCTTGGCAGCCAGCAGCTCATCGAGAGTCTCGGACTTGCCGGTTATGACAGCATCAGAACATCGGTCGAAGCATTCCTGAATCAGGGGTATACGCTTGTGCTCGTCGCCGACGATACCCGCGTGCTGGGCATGTTCGGCATATCCGACGAGCTGCGGCCGGAAAGCCCGACGGTGCTGCAGGGGCTGCGGCGGGCGGGCATTCGCCGCACGGTCATGCTAACCGGCGACAACGCCCAATCCGCGGACCGCATGGCCAAAGCAGCCGGCTTGACCGATGTATACGCCGGCCTGCTGCCGGAGGATAAAGTCAAGCGGATCCAAGAGCTCAAGTCTTCCGGCAAGGTGGCCATGATCGGCGACGGCATCAATGACGCCCCAGCTTTGGCGGCAGCCGATCTCGGCATCGCCATGGGAAAAGGCACGGACAGCGCCATTGAAACGGCCGATCTGGTGCTCATGCAGGACAATCTGACGAAGCTTCCCTCTGCTGTCCGGACCGCAAAAACGACGAATCGGATCATCCGCTTCAATCTATCCGTCGCTCTCGGCCTCAAGCTCATCGCCCTTTTGCTCACCATTCCGGGCTGGCTGACCCTGTGGATCGCGATCCTGTCGGATATGGGCGCCACGATCTTCGTGTCGCTGGTCAGCCTGACGCTGCTCATTCCGGCACGAAAAACAAGATAA
- a CDS encoding metalloregulator ArsR/SmtB family transcription factor yields the protein MTDEPSYSSAERPDSGEGRLETAEVVDEDFGEESTANLDAVRASMLDENSAGQLADWMKAFSDPTRVRLVGALLHAELCVHDLTVLLDMNQSAVSHQLRYLRNMRIVKRRKAGKTVFYSLDDDHVEQIFTQTLQHIRHS from the coding sequence ATGACCGATGAACCATCCTATTCTTCGGCTGAGCGGCCTGATTCCGGCGAGGGGCGGTTGGAGACGGCCGAAGTGGTCGACGAGGACTTCGGGGAAGAGTCGACAGCCAATCTGGATGCGGTGCGCGCTTCGATGCTGGATGAGAATTCCGCCGGCCAGCTGGCCGACTGGATGAAGGCCTTTTCGGATCCTACGCGCGTGAGGCTGGTCGGCGCTCTGCTTCATGCCGAATTATGCGTGCATGACTTGACCGTGCTGCTGGATATGAACCAGTCGGCTGTATCCCATCAGCTTCGTTATCTCCGCAACATGCGCATCGTCAAGCGCCGCAAGGCAGGCAAGACCGTGTTCTACTCCTTGGACGACGACCATGTAGAGCAAATATTCACGCAGACGCTGCAGCATATCCGGCATTCCTAG
- a CDS encoding tyrosine-type recombinase/integrase, with product MYATNHELLDTYGTELELFGIWMKNQGMTASTERAYKADVGQYLAMLHPAPLEQSTKLDIMRYLSRTREAGAGDEARNRKLSSLRAFYKALNEMEQLNVNPAALTAKSRQQKNRIPVYLEEEQLQLLFEHVEGKHRERNLSILLLMSYAGLRVGEIHRLNRHDLTSEGMLSVLGKGRKWRYLPLPSSLARLLLQMMETSELKMKQGKEQPMFVSQLGRRLSIRMIQNMADSTLSRLQASLPELSMKKLSSHKLRHSFATMQIRSGTDIRTLQELLGHASIETTQIYTHIDNKQLREAMDSVAGKIPTWVKRG from the coding sequence TTGTACGCAACGAATCATGAGCTTCTGGACACCTATGGAACGGAACTTGAGCTGTTCGGCATCTGGATGAAAAACCAGGGCATGACCGCCTCGACCGAAAGAGCCTACAAGGCCGATGTCGGCCAATATCTCGCGATGCTGCATCCCGCTCCGCTGGAGCAGTCCACCAAGCTCGACATTATGCGTTATTTGTCGCGCACGCGGGAAGCGGGGGCGGGGGATGAAGCGCGCAACCGGAAGCTGTCCTCTCTGCGCGCCTTTTACAAGGCGCTCAACGAGATGGAGCAGCTGAACGTGAATCCGGCCGCGCTGACGGCCAAATCGAGGCAGCAGAAAAACCGCATCCCGGTCTATCTGGAGGAGGAGCAGCTGCAGCTGCTGTTCGAGCATGTCGAAGGCAAGCATCGCGAGCGCAATCTGTCGATCTTGCTGCTGATGTCCTATGCCGGACTTCGGGTCGGAGAGATCCACAGGCTCAACCGCCACGACCTGACGTCCGAAGGCATGCTGTCCGTTCTGGGCAAAGGGCGCAAATGGCGTTATCTGCCGCTGCCGTCGTCGCTGGCGCGGCTGCTGCTCCAAATGATGGAAACCTCCGAGCTCAAGATGAAGCAAGGTAAGGAGCAGCCGATGTTCGTGTCCCAGCTCGGCAGGCGCCTGTCGATCCGGATGATTCAGAACATGGCGGATTCCACGCTCTCCCGGCTGCAGGCCAGCTTGCCGGAGCTGTCGATGAAGAAGCTGTCGAGCCATAAGCTGAGGCATAGCTTCGCCACGATGCAGATCCGCAGCGGCACGGATATCCGGACGCTGCAGGAGCTGCTCGGGCACGCCAGCATCGAGACGACTCAAATCTATACGCATATCGACAACAAGCAGCTGCGCGAGGCTATGGATTCCGTTGCCGGCAAAATACCGACGTGGGTGAAAAGGGGATAG
- a CDS encoding endospore germination permease, translating to MYSRTQVIFLLLLSLGISNHVLILPQLLKTSGRDSWISVLVAYVVLLVSGLFFVRISKSIGKEKLYGWLKSRMGIWIAVPLIAVLAVNYFLAGYIALFDMIEVVTIFFLPFTPIWIVTVMFMLFALGASYKGGSTLFQMSAMLLPIVWLLGHFVSAFTFYAKDYGYLLPVLANGAGPVLKGSMIVVGGTTDLLLLLLLQHKLKKPLNYIGLVILITLLCGLVIGPVTGSLAAFGPSVAASLRFPAFEQWRLLIVGKRISHVDFLAILQLMSGSLVRIALMLFLLTDILETKSIRFRRWWTSGVALALVVMILMPISDITMQHFMEFLYFPGLVLFGLAMLLILFIASFIPPGRGMSRNEG from the coding sequence ATGTACTCACGGACGCAGGTTATTTTCCTTCTCCTGTTATCTCTGGGCATATCGAATCATGTACTCATTCTGCCGCAGCTGCTGAAGACTTCCGGCAGGGATTCCTGGATCAGCGTCCTGGTCGCCTATGTAGTTCTGCTTGTGTCGGGCCTGTTCTTTGTGCGGATATCCAAATCCATCGGCAAGGAGAAGCTGTATGGCTGGCTGAAGTCGCGGATGGGCATCTGGATCGCCGTTCCGCTGATCGCGGTTTTGGCTGTGAACTATTTTCTCGCGGGGTACATCGCCCTTTTCGATATGATCGAGGTCGTGACGATTTTTTTCCTGCCTTTCACGCCCATCTGGATTGTTACCGTAATGTTCATGCTGTTCGCCCTTGGCGCCTCCTACAAGGGAGGAAGCACGCTGTTCCAAATGTCGGCGATGCTTCTGCCGATCGTCTGGCTGCTGGGCCATTTCGTGTCGGCGTTTACGTTCTACGCCAAGGATTACGGCTATTTGCTGCCCGTCCTGGCCAACGGAGCGGGTCCAGTGCTCAAGGGGAGCATGATCGTCGTGGGCGGAACGACGGATCTGCTGCTGCTGCTCCTGCTGCAGCATAAGCTCAAAAAACCTCTCAACTATATCGGTCTCGTCATCCTGATCACCTTGCTGTGCGGGCTCGTCATCGGCCCCGTAACAGGAAGCCTCGCCGCGTTCGGTCCGTCGGTGGCCGCAAGCCTGCGTTTTCCCGCCTTCGAGCAATGGAGGCTGCTCATTGTCGGCAAGCGGATTTCCCATGTCGATTTCCTGGCCATCCTGCAGCTGATGAGCGGCTCTCTCGTCCGGATCGCTCTCATGCTGTTCCTGCTGACGGATATTCTGGAGACGAAATCGATCCGATTCCGCCGTTGGTGGACTTCGGGTGTGGCGCTTGCGCTCGTCGTCATGATCTTGATGCCCATCAGCGACATCACGATGCAGCATTTCATGGAGTTCCTTTATTTTCCGGGACTCGTCCTATTCGGTCTTGCCATGCTGCTGATCTTGTTCATCGCCAGCTTCATTCCGCCTGGAAGAGGGATGAGCCGAAATGAAGGATAA
- a CDS encoding spore germination protein: MKDKQKDKQQQPPAIMRLEELLAAGGLKGEDLKQGLSVYSDLFFAPVPESYASKFAVFYCDGMIDNAELNEYMNPLIAWLDKGGSGQGGPPAAPPIIEADTASRMIDLLFTGYVLFHQAGERRFHALNIADIPKRQPAESNTEISIKGPKDAFTEEVNTNLALIRKRLQTSHLFSEQFDIGSLSRTKVYLVYLDHKADPVLIEEIRKRLSSFETESIIGSGQLEQWLSDRSFSLFPLFDYIARPDFATECLLRGRFIVIVNGSPMVLIGPINFFEVLKSPEDVHYPYHFVILQRLIRMVGFLTAIFLPGFWVAIGSVNVSQIPFQLLATVVVSRSGIPLPLALEALTLLILFELLREAGVRLPKAVGQTVGIVGGIIIGDAAVRAGLASPTMLVVISTSAVATFVLVNQSLSGTVSVIRLFVLLFSSYLGVYGFMLSGIGILIYLCRLDSFGLNYLEPIASLRFREWMSALALNPRQRRNYTATMLKKRKRG; encoded by the coding sequence ATGAAGGATAAGCAGAAGGATAAGCAGCAGCAGCCGCCGGCGATTATGCGTCTGGAGGAGCTGCTTGCGGCGGGCGGGCTGAAGGGAGAGGACCTGAAGCAAGGGCTCTCGGTCTACTCCGATCTTTTTTTTGCTCCCGTTCCGGAAAGCTATGCATCCAAGTTCGCTGTCTTCTACTGCGATGGAATGATCGATAATGCCGAGCTGAACGAGTATATGAACCCGCTTATCGCTTGGCTCGACAAAGGGGGGAGCGGGCAGGGCGGCCCGCCGGCGGCCCCGCCGATCATCGAGGCGGATACCGCCAGCCGGATGATCGATCTGCTGTTCACCGGTTATGTCCTCTTTCATCAAGCGGGTGAGCGCAGGTTCCACGCTCTCAACATCGCGGATATTCCGAAGCGGCAGCCTGCGGAGTCCAATACGGAAATTTCCATCAAAGGACCCAAGGACGCCTTCACCGAAGAGGTGAATACGAACCTGGCCCTGATCCGCAAAAGGCTGCAGACGTCCCATCTGTTCAGCGAGCAGTTCGATATCGGGTCCTTGAGCCGCACGAAGGTATACCTGGTGTATCTCGACCATAAAGCCGATCCGGTCCTTATCGAGGAAATTAGGAAACGGCTCTCCAGCTTCGAGACGGAGAGCATCATCGGGAGCGGCCAGCTGGAGCAGTGGCTGTCGGACCGGTCTTTTTCCCTGTTTCCTCTCTTCGATTACATTGCCCGGCCCGATTTCGCCACGGAATGCCTGCTTAGAGGCAGGTTCATCGTCATCGTCAACGGGTCTCCGATGGTGCTCATCGGTCCGATCAATTTCTTCGAGGTGCTCAAGTCGCCGGAGGATGTGCATTACCCGTATCATTTCGTCATTCTTCAGCGGCTGATCCGGATGGTCGGGTTTCTGACCGCCATTTTCCTGCCCGGCTTCTGGGTTGCGATAGGCTCGGTGAACGTATCCCAAATTCCTTTCCAGCTGCTGGCGACGGTGGTTGTCTCCCGAAGCGGCATTCCGCTCCCGCTGGCGCTGGAGGCGCTGACTCTCTTGATCTTATTTGAGCTCCTGAGGGAAGCGGGGGTCAGGCTCCCCAAAGCGGTCGGCCAAACGGTCGGCATCGTCGGCGGCATCATCATCGGCGATGCCGCCGTCCGCGCAGGACTGGCTTCGCCGACGATGCTCGTGGTCATCTCGACCTCGGCCGTCGCGACGTTCGTGCTCGTCAACCAATCCCTTTCCGGCACAGTGAGCGTCATTCGGCTGTTCGTCCTGCTCTTCTCCTCTTACTTGGGCGTGTACGGATTCATGCTGTCCGGCATCGGCATCCTGATCTATCTTTGCCGGCTCGATTCGTTCGGCCTCAACTATCTGGAGCCGATCGCTTCCTTGCGATTCCGGGAATGGATGTCCGCCTTGGCCTTGAACCCGCGCCAAAGGCGCAATTATACGGCAACAATGCTGAAAAAACGGAAGAGGGGATAA
- a CDS encoding Ger(x)C family spore germination protein, translating into MLRRALGGLAVLLTMTSCSGSTDIVDPQDLNYVTAIGIDYVDGRYVGYYQMLDFASVAKTETNANDQSPMIWVGHGQGSTLNDAMFEIYKTSQSMIVWSHMTAVIFGEGAIRHGLEHVFDSLPRYHEIRLTPWVYATKDKMEDILMMNGFFRQSALNTILHEPKSIFIQNSQLEPVQLFELMRSAFEPGETAYIPAVSINKTQWKDQKGKEEKPYVSGAYFIKEKRLQSLVPIKQLQGMRWLTEESNRISVLVPSEDKTDVQIIFLDPKSSISVRPGPTPTFEVEIQTKGYISSRQNERYLSLSQLEAASNIKIEEEVRQMVEHSIRTKTDLLNLEHAMYKKANRAWKALGNDTSLFDMNPVVEIKVNSRISHSGALKNAMIGEVAR; encoded by the coding sequence ATGCTGCGGCGCGCGCTGGGCGGACTCGCGGTCCTGCTGACGATGACCTCCTGCTCGGGAAGCACGGATATCGTCGATCCCCAGGATCTGAATTATGTTACTGCCATCGGAATCGATTACGTGGACGGAAGGTACGTCGGGTATTATCAGATGCTCGACTTCGCTTCCGTCGCCAAGACGGAAACGAACGCGAACGACCAAAGTCCGATGATCTGGGTCGGCCATGGACAGGGCTCCACGCTGAACGACGCGATGTTTGAGATCTATAAAACGAGCCAATCCATGATTGTCTGGTCGCATATGACGGCTGTCATTTTCGGCGAAGGGGCTATCCGGCATGGACTCGAGCATGTGTTCGACAGCTTGCCCCGATACCATGAAATCAGGCTGACGCCTTGGGTATACGCGACGAAGGACAAGATGGAGGATATCCTCATGATGAACGGATTTTTCCGGCAATCGGCGCTGAATACGATTTTGCATGAGCCCAAGTCCATCTTCATTCAGAATTCCCAGCTTGAGCCCGTGCAGTTGTTCGAGCTGATGCGGAGCGCATTCGAGCCGGGAGAGACCGCTTATATACCGGCGGTGTCCATTAACAAGACGCAGTGGAAGGACCAGAAGGGAAAAGAGGAAAAGCCGTATGTGAGCGGGGCTTACTTCATCAAGGAAAAGCGTCTGCAGTCGCTCGTTCCGATCAAGCAGCTGCAAGGAATGCGCTGGCTTACCGAGGAATCGAACCGGATATCAGTGCTTGTGCCTTCGGAGGACAAAACGGATGTGCAGATTATTTTTCTGGATCCGAAATCCAGCATTTCCGTCCGCCCGGGTCCGACCCCCACATTCGAGGTCGAAATCCAGACCAAAGGATACATTTCGTCGCGGCAAAACGAGAGGTACTTGTCCTTGTCCCAGCTGGAGGCAGCTTCCAACATAAAAATTGAAGAAGAGGTCCGCCAGATGGTCGAGCACTCCATCCGCACCAAGACGGACCTCCTGAATTTGGAGCATGCGATGTACAAAAAAGCCAACCGTGCGTGGAAAGCGTTGGGGAACGATACGTCTCTGTTCGACATGAACCCGGTTGTGGAGATCAAGGTGAATTCGCGAATCAGCCATTCCGGCGCTCTCAAGAATGCCATGATCGGAGAGGTCGCCCGGTGA
- a CDS encoding Gfo/Idh/MocA family oxidoreductase, giving the protein MEEKAFRIVVAGCGGMANTWVEYAMGRQDAEIVGLVDIRLESAEQMAERHGLSCGKHVSLEEAIRENGANLVFDVTIPASHHEIGTAAMKLGCDVFSEKPLAESLDGCLDLVRVSDETGRCHAVMQNRRFDPNIRALRHLIEEGTIGKPGFAGADFFIGAHFGGFRDAMESPLILDMAIHTFDQARLILGADPVSVYCHEFNPAGSWYAGSAAAVCIFEMSDGSVFNYRGSWCAEGAPTSWEAQWRITGSAGTAIWNGADRPYAEVLAPEQEEQAFLKATKRIEASPEAGGASWHHRCLDEMFASLLQERPAETDCRDNLFSMAMVLGAMESSRSGRKVLLSELLGR; this is encoded by the coding sequence ATGGAAGAGAAGGCGTTTCGAATTGTCGTCGCCGGATGCGGCGGCATGGCGAATACTTGGGTGGAATACGCAATGGGCAGACAGGATGCGGAGATTGTCGGACTCGTCGACATCCGTCTGGAGTCCGCGGAGCAAATGGCCGAAAGGCATGGGCTAAGCTGCGGGAAGCATGTGTCGCTTGAGGAAGCGATCCGGGAAAACGGAGCCAATCTCGTGTTCGATGTCACCATCCCGGCCAGCCATCACGAGATCGGGACGGCTGCGATGAAGCTTGGCTGCGACGTATTCTCCGAGAAGCCGCTCGCCGAATCGCTCGACGGCTGCCTCGATCTCGTCCGGGTATCGGATGAGACGGGACGATGTCATGCCGTCATGCAGAACAGGCGCTTCGACCCGAATATACGGGCGCTGCGGCATCTGATCGAGGAAGGAACGATCGGCAAGCCGGGCTTCGCCGGAGCGGACTTTTTCATCGGCGCTCACTTCGGCGGCTTCCGGGATGCCATGGAAAGCCCTCTCATTCTGGATATGGCCATCCATACGTTCGATCAGGCGAGGCTTATTCTCGGCGCCGACCCTGTATCCGTCTATTGCCATGAATTCAACCCTGCCGGGTCCTGGTATGCGGGAAGCGCGGCTGCCGTCTGCATCTTCGAAATGTCCGACGGCTCCGTGTTCAACTACCGGGGCTCCTGGTGCGCAGAAGGCGCCCCCACCTCATGGGAAGCCCAGTGGCGGATTACAGGCTCTGCCGGAACGGCGATATGGAACGGCGCGGACCGCCCTTACGCGGAAGTCCTCGCCCCCGAGCAGGAGGAGCAAGCCTTCTTGAAGGCGACGAAGCGGATCGAAGCCTCCCCGGAAGCCGGCGGAGCCTCCTGGCATCACCGCTGCCTGGACGAAATGTTCGCCTCCCTCCTGCAGGAACGCCCCGCCGAAACGGACTGCCGGGACAACCTTTTCAGCATGGCGATGGTGCTCGGCGCTATGGAAAGCTCAAGAAGCGGGCGGAAGGTGCTCCTATCGGAGCTTCTGGGACGCTAG
- a CDS encoding AraC family transcriptional regulator codes for MNREHWENNPLDRSYPFKLFFNASGETKPGQCVLFLHWHEHFEFILMRRGRAVFHIGSQVCEAEPGTLLVVQAGDLHTGFSRSPEQVEYVSIVFNGALFSDWAKEEDYDAFLVPYLEGRASLPACPGQCGEEASRLLGKAVAESGTGFSASGRMIAKTYLFLAFALLARTHLPPGQAGRARDAGLRQERFKELIRHVEDSGGAPMGVREAARMVSVSPHHFCKLFRRLTGRTFTDYVNRCRMQEAAKLLLETGLSVTEIAERVGCSNPNYFTRLFKQYVGMTPSQARKRAFSDGQQADDG; via the coding sequence ATGAACCGGGAACATTGGGAGAACAACCCTCTGGACCGCAGCTATCCGTTCAAACTGTTTTTCAACGCTTCCGGAGAAACAAAGCCTGGCCAATGCGTCCTGTTCCTGCACTGGCATGAACATTTCGAGTTCATCCTGATGAGGCGGGGACGGGCCGTCTTCCATATCGGCAGCCAGGTATGCGAGGCGGAGCCGGGAACGCTGCTCGTCGTGCAGGCGGGCGATCTGCATACGGGATTCAGCCGCAGTCCGGAGCAGGTGGAGTATGTCTCCATTGTGTTCAACGGGGCGCTGTTCAGCGACTGGGCCAAGGAAGAGGACTATGACGCGTTTCTTGTCCCTTATCTGGAAGGAAGAGCCTCCTTGCCTGCCTGTCCGGGTCAATGCGGAGAAGAAGCGTCTCGCTTGCTCGGCAAGGCTGTTGCGGAGTCCGGGACGGGGTTTTCCGCTTCCGGACGGATGATCGCCAAAACCTATTTGTTCCTTGCCTTTGCTTTGCTCGCTCGGACGCATCTGCCTCCTGGCCAGGCGGGCCGGGCAAGGGACGCAGGATTGAGGCAGGAACGGTTCAAGGAATTGATTCGGCATGTGGAAGACAGCGGCGGCGCCCCTATGGGAGTCAGGGAAGCGGCCAGGATGGTGAGCGTGAGCCCGCATCATTTCTGCAAGCTGTTCAGGAGGCTGACCGGAAGGACATTCACCGATTACGTGAACCGCTGCCGAATGCAGGAAGCCGCCAAGCTGCTCCTGGAAACCGGCTTGTCCGTCACCGAAATCGCGGAACGAGTCGGCTGCAGCAACCCCAATTATTTTACGAGGCTTTTCAAGCAATACGTCGGCATGACGCCGTCGCAAGCGAGGAAAAGGGCCTTTTCGGACGGGCAGCAGGCTGACGACGGATAG